The Polaribacter sp. MED152 region TATTGAAGTAAAACAATATATAGATTCCCCAGTTAATAATATACCAATCGAAAATGTAAGTTCAGAAGATATTAGAATAAAAATAAAAGATATAAATAAATTAAAAATTTCTTATTTAGATAAAGACACTATTATTGAAAAATACAAGGTACTAATTGAAAAAGCTAAAAATTCTGAAATAATAAAACAAAAAGATGTTATTTGGATGACTACAGCATACAGAAATATGTCTGACGAAGAAAGAAATTCCGTAGAAAATATATTTCATTATATAGTAGCTGACGCTTCTTTGAGTAAAAGAAAAGTTAGTGAAAATCAATTAAAAAAATGGCAAAACAAAAGTGAATATGCTATTTGGATTGATGGAAAATCTAAAGAAAATTCAATTTTGAAAAAATATAAAGAATCAGATTTTAGCTATTATTCAGAAAGTTTTGTCCACAAAAATGCTCGAAGTAAAAATTTCCCTCAAAACTACCAAGTTTCTATTTACACTAATAAATACTTTAAAGAATTAGTAAATAAAAATACAAAAATTAAAGAGCTAATTAAACCCAAATCTCAAGAAGTAAAGGACGTTTTACAAGAACCTAAAAAGAAGAAATATAATGTACCCAGCAGTAATGGATCTAAACAAAGCTTACTAAATAATTTAAAACTAATTAATAAAGTTCAAAAAGACCCAAAATTTAATAAAGGTTGGTTCATTACAATTGATAATCAAAAATATTACTACACGTTTGATAAAAACGAAAGAATTGCCAGATATTATAAAAACGGAAAATTTGTAAACCTTGATATTGTAAAAGAATATAAAAAGAAACAGCTAATTTTTAAAAAATTACAAGCTTCTGGCAAACATTATGTTTTTAAAAAAGGCAAAGAAAAAGAAACCATTGATAGAGAATTTTCCGATTTAGGTGGTATGTATTTTAGAATGTCTAGAGCAGATAAAAACAAAGTTTCTAGACCTATAAACCCATTAAGACCATACATCAGATTAATGAAGAACGATGTTGTTTTTTATAAATTAAGAAAAGATTTAACTGCAGAAGACAAATTATTATTACCACCTCCACCACCTCCACATAATGCCTCTGATGAAGAAAAGCTAAGAGCTAAAATGGAACGTGAAGCTTGGAAAAAAAGAACGGGTAATACGTTAAATCAAATACCTCCTGCTCCTAAAAAAGCAAAGAAAAAACGTAAGCAAAAAGTTGACCAAAATAATGTTGCTAAATCTTTAAAGGTAAAAGATACTATTCCAAAAAAGAAAAAGGAAACAAAAATTACACTAAAAAATATAGATACTTTAGAGGAAAAATCATTCATCCTAGCTCTGCAAAATTTAACAGAGGAGGAAAAGAAAAAAAACAGAGAAAAAGTTACTTACTATTTAAATGGTAAGGTCATCAACCAAAAAGATATTAATAAGATAAAACCTAACACCATAAAAAGTACTAGTGTAAATAGAGAAAAAGATGGTTCTAAATCGGTTAAAATTGTTACAAAGACAATTTAACTACTAAATCAAAACAATATTTATGTAAAAAAGCCTCGAAAAATCGAGGCTTTTTTATGTAACAAATTCAATTTTAAAACGTTGTATTTATACTAAAATACAATATCGTGCTTAAAAAATTCTTTCTTACCTGTTCTGGAGTTGATAAAAATTTGATTAACGAATGTTCTAATGGAGAACAAAATAAATATGCAGGTATTGGTGCTACCGTTTTTTTTACTGCAATAATGGCAACCATTGCTGGCTCTTATGCTTTGTATACGGTTTTTGACAACATATATACATCAATTTTCTTTGGCTTAATTTGGGGTTTTCTAATTTTTAATCTAGATAGATTTATAGTATCTACCATCAAAAAATCAGATTCTAAATGGAAAGAGGTTGCACAAGCAGCTCCTAGAATTGTGTTGGCGCTTATTATTGCTGTTGTAATTTCTAAACCTCTAGAATTAAAATTATTTGAAAAAGAAATCAATCAGGTTTTGCTCACAGAGAAAAATCAAATGACTTTAGATAACAAAACACAAATTGCCCAACAATTCACACCAGAAATAAATGCCATTAATACTGAAATAACAGCGTTAAAAACGGAAATTAGTACCAAAGAAAACGAAACCAACGCATTATACAACACTTATATTTCTGAAGCAGAAGGCACTGCAGGAACCAAAAAATTAGGTAAAGGGCCTGTTTACGAAGAAAAACGAGCAAAGCATGATGCTTCATTATTGGGTTTAAATCAACTTAAAAAAACCAATCAAGAAAAAATTAAATTAAAAGAAAGTAAAATTGCTGCATTGCTAGAAAATCAAAAATTAGCTGAAGCTAATTCACAACCTATTATTTCTAATTTTGATGGATTAATGGCTAGAATTAATGCGCTAGGTGAACTTCCATTTTTTACATCATTCTTTATTTTTCTACTTTTTTTAGCCATAGAAACTTCGCCAATTATTGCAAAATTGCTAGCTCCAAAAGGTGAATATGATTTTAAACTAGAAGAAAAATTATCTGCTGTTAAAACTTGGGCAACTCAACAAATGCAACAAAGAGAACAAATGTTGAATGCAGACATCTCTATAGACAATAAAGTGTATAAAGATATTACAGAAGATAATGAGTTGTATGACTACAAACAAAAAATGGCAAGAGAACTCATGAAACTTCAGGCAGATTCGTTTTATAAAAAACAGCAAAAAATGTTGTAAAACAAAAAGCTATAAAACAAAAAAAGCGTCCCACTTAAGGGAAGCTTTCCATTGGTTAACAAAACCAAGACACTTTTACGAAAGTGCCAAAACAACACAACTTTATCACTCTAACAAAAAGTGATGAGCAAATATAGTTAGATTTTAGAAATCATAAAATAAATATCCTTTTTTTTACTATTTTCTGAATGCTGTATTAATTGATAGATTGTATCTTTGCACCCATTATTAAACACTAGAAATTTACAAAGCAAATGCAATTATCAGAACAAGAAGTTGTACGTAGAGAAAAGCTCGCAAAATTAAGAGAAATGGGTATAAATCCTTACCCAGCAGATTTATTTCCAATAGATTCTAATTCTAAAGAAATAAAAAGTGATTTTGCAGAAGACAAAAAAGTTGTTATTGCTGGTAGATTAATGTCTAGAAGAATACAAGGTAAAGCATCTTTTGCTGAGCTTCAAGATGGAGAAGGTAGAATACAAGTATATTTTAATCGTGATGAAATCTGTACAGGTGAAGACAAAACTTTATATAATGATGTTTATAAAAAATTACTAGATATTGGTGATTTTATTGGTATAGAAGGTACTTTGTTTACCACAAAAGTGGGTGAAAAAACAGTTATGGTTAAAGATTTCAAATTGTTATCTAAAGCCTTAAAGCCATTGCCATTACCAAAAGTTGATG contains the following coding sequences:
- a CDS encoding M56 family metallopeptidase: MIIYLLKSATCLALLLGFYHLILEKEKMHNFNRFFLLGSILFSFLAPLYTIYTEAKPILEDESPILLDSIQNTIDFAPIEIVAEEPINYTNYNLICYLFISLILLVRFARNLFKIISKIHTYKKIKYGNAVLVLVNDDILPHTFWNYIFINKKQYEHNEIEDELFTHELTHATQKHTADVLILELFQIAFWINPLFIFLKKAIQINHEFLADESVITQHKNTFQYQHLLLNKAAWKNEYYLASNLNYLVTKKRLKMMTTTSSPTKILLKKLAIAPLLVAFTFLFAQRVEAQEKIIEVKQYIDSPVNNIPIENVSSEDIRIKIKDINKLKISYLDKDTIIEKYKVLIEKAKNSEIIKQKDVIWMTTAYRNMSDEERNSVENIFHYIVADASLSKRKVSENQLKKWQNKSEYAIWIDGKSKENSILKKYKESDFSYYSESFVHKNARSKNFPQNYQVSIYTNKYFKELVNKNTKIKELIKPKSQEVKDVLQEPKKKKYNVPSSNGSKQSLLNNLKLINKVQKDPKFNKGWFITIDNQKYYYTFDKNERIARYYKNGKFVNLDIVKEYKKKQLIFKKLQASGKHYVFKKGKEKETIDREFSDLGGMYFRMSRADKNKVSRPINPLRPYIRLMKNDVVFYKLRKDLTAEDKLLLPPPPPPHNASDEEKLRAKMEREAWKKRTGNTLNQIPPAPKKAKKKRKQKVDQNNVAKSLKVKDTIPKKKKETKITLKNIDTLEEKSFILALQNLTEEEKKKNREKVTYYLNGKVINQKDINKIKPNTIKSTSVNREKDGSKSVKIVTKTI
- a CDS encoding DUF4407 domain-containing protein; this translates as MLKKFFLTCSGVDKNLINECSNGEQNKYAGIGATVFFTAIMATIAGSYALYTVFDNIYTSIFFGLIWGFLIFNLDRFIVSTIKKSDSKWKEVAQAAPRIVLALIIAVVISKPLELKLFEKEINQVLLTEKNQMTLDNKTQIAQQFTPEINAINTEITALKTEISTKENETNALYNTYISEAEGTAGTKKLGKGPVYEEKRAKHDASLLGLNQLKKTNQEKIKLKESKIAALLENQKLAEANSQPIISNFDGLMARINALGELPFFTSFFIFLLFLAIETSPIIAKLLAPKGEYDFKLEEKLSAVKTWATQQMQQREQMLNADISIDNKVYKDITEDNELYDYKQKMARELMKLQADSFYKKQQKML